The following coding sequences lie in one Metallumcola ferriviriculae genomic window:
- a CDS encoding P-II family nitrogen regulator, producing MKKIECIVRPSKFEEVKEALGAYGIQGLTVTHVIGCGGQKGKTEVYRGSEYTIDLLPKVKIEAVVADAQVDEIVEVIVEKARTGKIGDGKIFIYPLENAVRIRTGESGEKAI from the coding sequence ATGAAAAAGATAGAGTGTATCGTTAGACCATCAAAGTTTGAAGAGGTTAAAGAGGCACTGGGGGCCTATGGTATTCAGGGATTGACGGTTACCCATGTCATTGGATGTGGTGGACAAAAAGGAAAAACAGAAGTATATCGAGGTAGTGAGTACACGATTGACTTACTGCCAAAGGTCAAGATTGAAGCAGTAGTAGCAGATGCTCAAGTGGACGAAATTGTAGAAGTTATTGTGGAAAAGGCGCGGACCGGTAAAATCGGCGACGGTAAAATATTCATCTATCCGCTGGAAAACGCGGTGCGAATCCGTACCGGTGAGTCTGGAGAAAAAGCCATCTAA